A genomic segment from Pseudomonas sp. S09G 359 encodes:
- a CDS encoding urea amidolyase associated protein UAAP2: MSIATKQPDAAVYRATIPAGEPWLMEVKAGQTLRILDLEGNQAVDTLFYSAENPKERYDVQRTLRRQNRVYLGTGSVLYSNLGRPLLTIVDDTCGNHDTLGGACAQESNTVRYALEKRYMHSCRDNYLRACAHDGRLGKSDIGPNINFFMNVPVTADGGLTFEDGISAPGKYVELRAEMDVIVLISNCPQLNNPCNGYNPTPAEVLVWN, encoded by the coding sequence ATGTCTATCGCAACCAAACAACCGGACGCGGCCGTGTACCGCGCCACCATCCCCGCCGGCGAGCCGTGGCTGATGGAGGTCAAGGCCGGCCAGACCCTGCGCATCCTCGACCTGGAGGGCAACCAGGCGGTGGATACGCTGTTCTACAGCGCTGAGAACCCCAAGGAACGTTACGACGTGCAGCGCACTCTGCGCCGGCAGAACCGCGTGTACCTGGGCACCGGCAGCGTGCTGTATTCCAACCTCGGCCGGCCGCTGCTGACCATCGTCGACGACACCTGCGGCAACCACGACACCCTCGGCGGCGCCTGCGCCCAAGAGAGCAACACCGTGCGCTACGCCCTGGAAAAACGCTACATGCACAGCTGCCGCGACAACTACCTGCGCGCCTGTGCCCACGACGGCCGGCTGGGTAAAAGCGACATCGGGCCGAACATCAATTTCTTCATGAATGTACCGGTCACGGCCGACGGCGGGCTGACCTTCGAAGACGGCATCAGCGCCCCCGGCAAATACGTCGAACTGCGCGCGGAAATGGACGTGATCGTGTTGATCTCCAACTGCCCGCAGTTGAACAACCCGTGTAATGGCTACAACCCCACTCCGGCGGAGGTGTTGGTATGGAACTGA
- a CDS encoding urea amidolyase associated protein UAAP1, with protein MTDSSQLFPPFAEEMLPGGGHRSFVLKRGQLLRLTDIRGGANVSLTLLNANEKTERLNLPDSLKCQHTAKLTRGHCLYSDMGRVLAAISADTCGWSDSIGGVLCAAEVAEKYGQGRYQELRNGFYRNGTDNLLVELGKWGLGLSDLLMTLNLFSRANVDNDGGLHFVPGNSKAGDYIELYAPMDTLVVLTALQHPMDPNPEYAPQPLKLSWMNADKSVAEHCRTSRPENERGFINTDRLFA; from the coding sequence ATGACCGATTCCAGCCAACTGTTCCCGCCCTTCGCCGAAGAAATGCTGCCCGGCGGCGGCCACCGTTCGTTCGTGCTCAAGCGCGGCCAACTGCTGCGCCTCACCGACATCCGTGGCGGTGCGAATGTCAGCCTGACCCTGCTCAACGCCAACGAAAAAACCGAGCGCCTGAACCTGCCCGACAGCCTCAAATGCCAACACACCGCCAAGCTCACCCGTGGCCACTGCCTGTACTCGGACATGGGCCGCGTGCTGGCCGCGATCAGCGCCGACACCTGCGGCTGGAGTGACAGCATCGGCGGCGTGCTGTGCGCCGCCGAGGTCGCCGAAAAATACGGCCAGGGCCGCTATCAGGAACTGCGCAACGGCTTCTACCGCAACGGCACCGACAACCTGCTGGTGGAATTGGGCAAGTGGGGCCTGGGCCTGTCCGACCTGCTGATGACTCTCAACCTGTTCAGCCGAGCCAACGTCGATAACGACGGTGGTCTGCACTTTGTGCCCGGCAATTCCAAGGCCGGCGACTACATCGAACTCTACGCGCCGATGGACACCCTGGTGGTGCTCACCGCCCTGCAACACCCGATGGACCCCAACCCCGAGTACGCGCCGCAGCCGCTGAAACTCAGCTGGATGAACGCCGACAAAAGCGTCGCCGAACACTGCCGCACCTCGCGCCCGGAAAACGAGCGCGGCTTTATCAACACCGACCGTCTGTTCGCCTGA
- a CDS encoding ABC transporter ATP-binding protein, with translation MSFISVNNVWQRYGDQVVLEGLNLQVAEGEFCTLVGTSGCGKSTFLRLLLGQETASKGTILLDGQPLAAEPDASRGVVFQRYSVFAHLSVLDNVVLGLELPRSRLLGRLFGQAKKDAREQAAALLHKVGLGHALGKYPAQLSGGMQQRLAIAQALIMQPRVLLLDEPFGALDPGIRKDMHQLLLELWRETRLTVFMVTHDLSEGFSLGTRLLVFDKVRVDPHAPGAYGARITYDIPLNSERRKALAAELGATSK, from the coding sequence ATGAGTTTTATCAGCGTCAATAATGTGTGGCAGCGCTATGGCGACCAAGTGGTGCTGGAGGGCCTCAACCTGCAGGTGGCCGAGGGTGAATTCTGCACGCTGGTGGGCACCTCCGGGTGTGGCAAGTCGACCTTCCTGCGCCTGTTGCTGGGCCAGGAAACCGCGAGCAAAGGCACGATCCTGCTCGACGGCCAACCGCTGGCCGCCGAGCCGGATGCCAGCCGTGGCGTGGTGTTCCAGCGCTACTCGGTATTCGCGCATTTGAGCGTGCTGGATAACGTCGTCCTCGGCCTTGAGCTGCCGCGCTCACGCCTGCTCGGCCGACTGTTTGGCCAGGCCAAAAAGGACGCCCGTGAACAGGCCGCCGCGTTGCTGCACAAAGTCGGCCTCGGCCATGCCCTTGGCAAGTACCCCGCGCAGCTCTCCGGCGGTATGCAACAGCGCCTGGCCATCGCCCAGGCCTTGATCATGCAGCCCCGCGTGTTGCTGCTGGATGAACCCTTCGGCGCCCTCGACCCGGGCATTCGCAAAGACATGCACCAGTTGCTGCTGGAGCTGTGGCGCGAAACCCGCCTGACGGTGTTCATGGTCACCCACGACCTGAGCGAAGGCTTCAGCCTCGGTACACGCCTGCTGGTATTCGACAAGGTTCGCGTCGACCCCCACGCCCCCGGTGCCTATGGCGCCCGCATTACCTACGACATCCCTTTGAACAGCGAGCGCCGCAAAGCGCTCGCCGCCGAACTTGGAGCCACTTCCAAATGA
- a CDS encoding ABC transporter permease, translated as MRLINRHPERSSRLLLVLLPFALLLFAYFVGSAERLADNPNDKLLPSAMQMGDAVKRLAFSADSRTGEFVLWQDSASSLRRLAIGLGISALAGLCLGIAAGTLPLFGAPLSPLLTVLSMVPPLAILPILFIVFGLGELSKVMLIVIGITPALARDLEQRAREIPVELLVKAQTLGASTWTLVLRVVLPQLLPRLLISLRLMLGSAWLFLIAAEAIASTDGLGYRIFLVRRYLAMDVIVPYVVWITLLAWLMDWGLKALTRRAFPWYEGARA; from the coding sequence ATGCGCCTGATCAACCGTCACCCGGAACGCTCCAGCCGCCTGCTGTTGGTGCTGCTGCCGTTCGCGTTGCTGCTGTTCGCCTACTTCGTGGGCTCGGCCGAGCGCCTGGCAGACAACCCCAACGACAAGCTGCTGCCCAGCGCCATGCAAATGGGCGACGCCGTAAAGCGCCTGGCGTTCAGCGCCGACAGCCGTACCGGTGAATTCGTGCTGTGGCAAGACAGCGCGTCGAGCCTGCGCCGCCTGGCCATCGGCCTCGGTATCAGCGCCCTCGCCGGCCTGTGCCTGGGGATTGCCGCCGGCACACTGCCGCTGTTTGGCGCGCCGTTGTCACCGCTGCTGACGGTGCTGTCGATGGTGCCGCCGCTGGCGATCCTGCCGATTCTGTTCATCGTGTTCGGCCTTGGGGAATTGTCCAAGGTGATGCTGATCGTCATCGGCATCACCCCGGCCCTGGCGCGCGACCTGGAGCAGCGCGCACGGGAAATCCCGGTCGAGTTGCTGGTAAAGGCGCAGACCCTCGGTGCCTCCACCTGGACCCTGGTGTTGCGCGTGGTACTCCCGCAATTGCTGCCGCGCCTGCTGATCTCCCTGCGGCTGATGCTGGGCTCGGCGTGGTTGTTTTTGATTGCCGCCGAAGCCATCGCCTCCACCGACGGCCTGGGCTACCGGATTTTCCTGGTACGCCGCTACCTGGCGATGGACGTGATTGTGCCTTACGTGGTGTGGATCACGCTGCTCGCCTGGCTGATGGACTGGGGCCTCAAGGCCCTGACCCGACGTGCGTTCCCTTGGTACGAAGGAGCGCGGGCATGA
- a CDS encoding putative urea ABC transporter substrate-binding protein — MPSIRLPALLAAAFAAVLSFQTQAAPKEHFSVCWTIYAGWMPWEYAGSQGILDKWAKKYGITIDMVQLNDYVESINQYTAGQFDGCTMTNMDALTIPAAGGVDSTALVVSDFSNGNDGVVIKGTGKTVADLKGMNVNLVELSVSHYLLARALESADLSEKDLKVVNTSDADIAAAFNTDQVQAVTTWNPMLSEIKAKPGVTEVFDSSKVPGEIMDMMVVNTQTLKDNPKLGKALTGAWFEVVALMNAKGAASTEALEHMAKASGTDLKGFQSQLDTTKLFATPQEALAFATSAQLPATMRKVAEFSFEHGLLGEGAKDTSAVGMSFANGVTSGDTANLKLHFDPSYVQMAADGKL; from the coding sequence ATGCCTTCCATCCGTTTACCCGCCCTGCTCGCCGCCGCGTTCGCCGCCGTGCTGAGCTTCCAGACCCAGGCCGCCCCTAAAGAGCACTTCAGTGTGTGCTGGACCATTTACGCCGGCTGGATGCCGTGGGAGTACGCCGGCAGCCAAGGCATCCTCGACAAGTGGGCCAAGAAGTACGGCATCACCATCGACATGGTGCAGCTCAATGACTACGTCGAATCCATCAACCAATACACCGCCGGCCAGTTCGACGGCTGCACCATGACCAACATGGATGCCCTGACCATCCCCGCCGCCGGTGGCGTGGACAGCACTGCGCTGGTGGTCAGCGACTTCTCCAACGGCAACGATGGCGTGGTCATCAAAGGCACCGGCAAGACCGTGGCCGACCTCAAGGGCATGAACGTCAACCTGGTCGAACTCTCGGTGTCCCACTACCTGCTGGCCCGCGCGCTGGAGTCCGCCGACCTCAGCGAAAAAGACCTCAAGGTGGTCAACACCTCCGATGCCGACATCGCCGCCGCCTTCAACACCGACCAGGTGCAGGCCGTCACCACCTGGAACCCGATGCTCTCGGAGATCAAGGCCAAGCCCGGCGTCACCGAAGTGTTCGATTCGAGCAAAGTGCCCGGCGAGATCATGGACATGATGGTGGTCAACACCCAGACCCTCAAGGACAACCCCAAGCTGGGCAAAGCGCTTACCGGCGCCTGGTTCGAAGTGGTTGCCTTGATGAACGCCAAGGGCGCCGCCAGCACCGAGGCCCTGGAACATATGGCCAAGGCCTCCGGCACCGACCTCAAGGGCTTCCAGTCGCAACTGGACACCACCAAGCTGTTCGCCACGCCCCAGGAAGCCCTGGCCTTCGCCACCAGCGCGCAGTTGCCGGCCACCATGCGCAAGGTCGCCGAGTTCTCGTTTGAACACGGCCTGCTGGGCGAAGGTGCCAAGGACACCAGCGCCGTGGGCATGAGCTTCGCCAATGGCGTGACCAGCGGCGACACCGCCAACCTCAAGCTGCATTTCGACCCCAGCTACGTGCAGATGGCCGCCGACGGCAAGCTGTAA
- a CDS encoding methyl-accepting chemotaxis protein, with protein MKISTKLLLSFLLCALVTLGVGLLGIKSVVRLSSALELTFSNNLVSVSNTAATLNGLVAHNRGLYRLLDASKGDVSAQDRDRVSQDIANELKRSQSAYATYRATPLEDDERAAGDKLDQIWPNYIGNSERIIAMMNGGQLEQARAQLNSTNNELFRQARELIRVMIDSNNRQIQEGAVAADDLRSSALTWMISGIVLAFIIALIIGVLITRLITRPIAQAVESAQRIAKGDLTQAIVTDRTDEAGHLLMALADMQGGLKSTLVEIANAADQLASAAEELSAVTDESSRGLTRQNDEIQQAATAVNQMTAAVDEVASNAVSTSEASRQATTEAEDGRQQVEQAVSGMRSMVGEINDSTQSVADLAGQVREIGKVIDVIRGIADQTNLLALNAAIEAARAGEQGRGFAVVADEVRALAHRTQTSTVDIEKMIGEVQVGADDAVAAMNKSLTWANNTQTLAQSAGEALERITASVAKINERNLVIASASEEQAQVAREVDRNLLNIQDLSTQTAAGAHQTNASSQDLSRLATSFNVLVSKFQL; from the coding sequence ATGAAAATTTCAACCAAGCTGCTGCTTTCATTTTTACTCTGCGCGCTGGTCACCCTCGGGGTTGGCCTGCTGGGCATCAAAAGCGTCGTGCGGCTTTCCAGCGCATTGGAACTCACCTTCTCCAACAACCTGGTTTCGGTCAGCAACACCGCCGCCACCCTCAATGGCCTGGTCGCCCACAACCGTGGTCTGTACCGCTTGCTGGATGCCAGCAAGGGTGACGTCTCGGCCCAGGACCGCGACCGCGTAAGCCAAGACATCGCCAACGAACTCAAACGCAGCCAGAGCGCCTACGCCACCTACCGCGCCACGCCGCTGGAAGACGACGAACGGGCAGCCGGCGACAAGCTCGACCAGATCTGGCCCAACTACATCGGCAACTCCGAACGCATCATCGCAATGATGAACGGCGGCCAACTCGAACAGGCGCGCGCGCAGCTCAACAGCACCAACAATGAGCTGTTCCGCCAGGCCCGCGAGCTGATCCGCGTGATGATCGACTCCAACAACCGCCAGATCCAGGAAGGCGCCGTCGCCGCCGACGACCTGCGCAGCAGCGCGTTGACCTGGATGATCAGCGGCATTGTGCTGGCCTTCATCATTGCCCTCATCATTGGCGTGCTGATCACCCGCCTGATCACCCGCCCCATCGCCCAAGCGGTCGAGAGTGCCCAACGCATTGCCAAGGGCGACCTGACCCAAGCCATCGTCACCGACCGCACCGACGAAGCCGGGCACTTGCTGATGGCCCTGGCCGACATGCAGGGCGGCCTGAAAAGCACCCTGGTGGAAATCGCCAATGCCGCCGACCAACTCGCCTCGGCCGCCGAAGAACTCAGCGCAGTTACCGACGAAAGCAGCCGTGGCCTGACCCGCCAGAACGACGAAATCCAACAAGCCGCGACTGCCGTCAACCAGATGACCGCGGCGGTGGATGAAGTGGCCAGCAACGCCGTATCGACCTCCGAAGCTTCACGCCAGGCCACCACCGAAGCCGAAGACGGCCGCCAGCAGGTGGAACAGGCGGTGTCCGGCATGCGTTCGATGGTCGGCGAAATCAACGACTCGACCCAATCGGTCGCCGACCTGGCCGGCCAGGTGCGCGAGATCGGCAAGGTGATCGATGTGATCCGCGGCATCGCCGACCAGACCAACCTGCTGGCCCTCAACGCCGCCATCGAGGCCGCCCGTGCAGGTGAGCAAGGCCGCGGGTTTGCAGTGGTGGCCGATGAAGTACGCGCGCTGGCCCATCGCACCCAGACGTCCACGGTCGACATCGAAAAAATGATCGGCGAAGTACAGGTCGGCGCCGATGACGCCGTGGCCGCCATGAACAAAAGCCTCACTTGGGCCAACAACACTCAGACCCTGGCGCAAAGCGCCGGCGAAGCACTGGAACGCATCACCGCCAGCGTGGCGAAGATCAACGAGCGCAACCTGGTGATTGCCTCGGCCTCCGAAGAACAGGCCCAGGTGGCCCGCGAAGTGGATCGCAACCTGCTCAACATCCAGGACCTGTCCACCCAGACCGCCGCCGGCGCGCACCAGACCAACGCTTCCAGCCAGGACCTGTCGCGCCTGGCCACGTCGTTCAACGTGCTGGTCAGCAAGTTCCAGTTGTAA
- a CDS encoding enoyl-CoA hydratase/isomerase family protein: MNLHFEELTGSDGARIGIASLDAEKSLNALSLPMILALGERLDAWAKDPNIVCVLLRGNGPKAFCAGGEVRSLAMACREQPGVVPALAAEFFAAEYRLDYRLHTYPKPLICWGHGYVLGGGMGLLQSAAVRIVTPSSRLAMPEISIGLYPDVGASWFLSRLPGKLGLFLGLTGAHINGRDALDLGLADRFLRDDQQDELLDGLLQLNWQEQTPMQLNSLLKALAQEAVDQQPEAQWLPRRAQIDAWLDVADARSAWRALSPLRDHADPLLSRAGKTLSEGCPLTAHLVWEQLQRARHLSLAQVFQMEYTLSLNCCRHPEFSEGVRARLIDKDQTPHWHWPDINTVPEAVVQAHFHKAWEGRHPLADLSDY; the protein is encoded by the coding sequence ATGAACCTGCACTTCGAAGAGCTGACCGGCAGCGACGGTGCCCGCATCGGCATCGCCAGCCTGGACGCTGAAAAGTCCCTCAATGCCCTCTCCTTACCGATGATCCTGGCCCTGGGCGAGCGCCTGGACGCCTGGGCCAAAGACCCCAACATCGTCTGCGTGCTGCTGCGTGGCAACGGGCCCAAGGCGTTTTGCGCCGGTGGCGAGGTGCGCAGCCTGGCCATGGCCTGCCGCGAACAACCCGGTGTGGTGCCCGCCCTGGCCGCAGAGTTTTTTGCCGCGGAATATCGCCTCGACTATCGCCTGCACACCTACCCCAAACCACTGATCTGCTGGGGCCATGGCTATGTGCTGGGTGGCGGCATGGGCCTGCTGCAAAGCGCAGCGGTGCGTATCGTCACGCCGAGCAGCCGGTTGGCCATGCCCGAAATCAGCATCGGCCTGTACCCGGATGTGGGCGCCAGTTGGTTCCTGTCGCGCCTGCCGGGCAAGCTGGGGTTGTTCCTCGGCCTCACCGGCGCCCACATCAACGGGCGGGATGCGTTGGACCTGGGCCTGGCCGATCGTTTCCTGCGTGACGATCAACAGGACGAACTGCTCGATGGCCTGCTGCAGTTGAACTGGCAGGAACAAACCCCGATGCAACTCAACAGCCTGCTCAAGGCGCTGGCCCAGGAAGCCGTCGACCAGCAACCCGAAGCCCAATGGCTACCACGCCGTGCGCAGATCGACGCGTGGCTGGACGTGGCGGATGCACGCAGTGCCTGGCGCGCCTTGAGCCCCTTGCGCGACCACGCCGACCCGCTGTTGAGCCGCGCCGGCAAGACCCTGAGCGAAGGCTGCCCGCTGACCGCGCACCTGGTGTGGGAACAGCTCCAGCGCGCGCGCCACTTGTCCCTGGCCCAGGTGTTTCAGATGGAATACACCCTGAGCCTCAATTGCTGCCGGCATCCGGAGTTCAGCGAAGGGGTGCGTGCGCGGTTGATCGACAAGGACCAGACACCCCACTGGCATTGGCCGGACATCAATACGGTGCCGGAGGCGGTGGTGCAGGCGCACTTCCACAAGGCCTGGGAGGGCCGCCATCCATTGGCGGATTTATCTGATTACTAA
- the ung gene encoding uracil-DNA glycosylase — protein MTEGDRIKLEPSWKHALRDEFEQPYMTQLREFLRQEHAAGKEIYPPGPLIFNALNSTPLDKVKVVILGQDPYHGPGQAHGLCFSVQPGVPAPPSLVNIYKELKRDLNIDIPNHGYLQSWADQGVLMLNTTMTVERANANAHAGKGWQFFTDRIIEVVSEHQPHLVFLLWGAHAQGKQKLIDATKHLVLTSVHPSPLSAYRGFLGCGHFSRTNKFLQQSGETPINWALPSV, from the coding sequence ATGACCGAAGGCGACCGTATCAAACTCGAACCCAGCTGGAAACACGCCCTGCGGGATGAGTTCGAGCAGCCCTACATGACCCAATTGCGCGAGTTCCTGCGCCAGGAGCATGCCGCCGGCAAGGAGATCTACCCGCCTGGCCCGCTGATTTTCAATGCGCTCAATTCAACGCCGTTGGACAAGGTCAAGGTGGTGATCCTCGGCCAGGACCCCTACCACGGCCCCGGCCAGGCCCATGGCCTGTGCTTCTCGGTACAACCGGGCGTGCCGGCGCCGCCGTCGCTGGTCAATATCTATAAAGAGCTCAAGCGCGACTTGAACATCGACATCCCCAACCACGGCTACCTGCAAAGCTGGGCCGACCAGGGCGTGCTGATGCTCAACACCACGATGACCGTGGAACGCGCCAACGCCAATGCCCACGCTGGCAAGGGCTGGCAGTTCTTTACCGATCGGATTATCGAAGTGGTCAGCGAGCATCAGCCGCACCTGGTGTTTTTGCTGTGGGGCGCCCATGCGCAGGGCAAGCAGAAGCTGATTGATGCCACCAAGCACCTGGTGCTGACGTCGGTGCATCCTTCGCCGTTGTCGGCGTATCGCGGGTTCCTGGGTTGCGGGCATTTCAGCCGTACCAACAAGTTTTTGCAGCAAAGTGGCGAGACGCCGATTAATTGGGCGCTACCGTCGGTCTGA
- a CDS encoding autotransporter outer membrane beta-barrel domain-containing protein yields MTLIPAPGFHYSKLTSCIKLLAVAPFCLLVDPAFALTIVDGTGETGRPVVTADRTTVVTNYALINGGTLNLVDGANARDIRAIGSTLNMDSAHVRSTELINPAISLIGSNATISNSSVTSTTRGALDVARSPLDTSGSLAVVNSSLIQGATYGAAVSAYSNLILNSSTVIGDSEEGLRLVGGNATAVNSTINGATNGVRMVRDSVATGISPTLVLEGSHVEGGSGAAILVDRLITAEIDVNNGSTLVGGNGNMLELINGGDANMRVNNSALVGNIQVGLDSELDLSLDGASMRGDVINSGGNASVGLNNGSVLTGRLENVNTLSINSNATWVMVDNQQVGDLSMNNGYIKFGDPGVFYQLDVENLSGNGTFMMTADFSTMTGDFLNVTGTSSGAHKLLIASSGADPLSDDRLHVVHTADGGATFSLLGDRVDVGTYSYSLISENSNQDWLLDPSTKVISPSTGSVLALANAAPSVLYGEMSNLRTRMGELRLSDGKSSGLWTRAYGNKYEVSNNNTGVEYNQTQSGFTLGADAPVAGGDGQWLAGFMAGHSTSDLDLTRGSSATIKSYYVGGYASWLDAESGFYFDGVLKLNRLHSESNVAMSDGRKAKGNFDQNAVGASGEFGRHITLDDGFFVEPYGQLAAVIIQSQSYELDNGLQAKGDRTASVVGKAGVTAGRNIQLDSGSILQPYLRTAVAHEFNQSNHVFVNDNKFNNDLSGTRVEVGAGVAMSVSESWKLHADVEHSKGRNIDQPWGVNVGVRYDF; encoded by the coding sequence ATGACACTCATCCCCGCACCAGGCTTTCACTACTCCAAGTTAACCTCCTGTATCAAGTTGCTGGCGGTCGCGCCGTTTTGTCTGCTGGTTGATCCTGCATTCGCACTGACCATTGTCGATGGCACCGGCGAGACTGGCCGCCCGGTTGTAACGGCGGACCGCACTACAGTGGTCACTAATTATGCCTTGATAAATGGCGGTACACTGAACTTGGTGGACGGTGCTAATGCGCGTGACATCCGCGCCATTGGTTCTACGCTGAATATGGATAGCGCTCACGTCAGATCGACTGAACTCATTAACCCGGCTATTTCGTTGATCGGAAGTAACGCGACGATTTCCAACTCTTCCGTCACCAGCACCACCCGGGGGGCTCTGGACGTGGCCCGCAGCCCGCTAGACACCAGCGGTTCCCTGGCCGTCGTCAACAGCAGCCTGATCCAGGGCGCCACCTATGGTGCGGCGGTCTCGGCTTACAGTAATTTGATACTCAATAGCTCTACGGTGATCGGCGACAGCGAGGAAGGCCTGCGTTTGGTGGGCGGCAACGCGACAGCCGTCAACAGCACCATCAACGGTGCCACCAACGGCGTGAGGATGGTGCGTGATAGCGTGGCCACGGGCATTTCCCCGACGCTGGTACTGGAAGGCTCGCATGTAGAGGGCGGCAGCGGCGCGGCGATCCTGGTTGACCGGCTGATTACCGCTGAAATCGATGTGAACAACGGCTCCACCCTGGTCGGTGGCAACGGCAATATGCTGGAGCTGATCAACGGCGGCGACGCCAACATGCGCGTCAACAACAGTGCGTTGGTCGGCAATATTCAGGTCGGTCTGGATAGCGAGCTGGACCTGAGTCTGGACGGCGCATCGATGCGCGGCGACGTGATCAATTCCGGTGGTAACGCCAGTGTCGGGCTGAACAATGGCTCGGTGTTGACCGGGCGCCTGGAAAACGTCAACACGCTGTCGATCAACAGCAATGCCACTTGGGTCATGGTTGATAACCAACAGGTGGGCGATCTGTCGATGAATAATGGCTACATCAAGTTCGGTGACCCCGGTGTGTTTTACCAGTTGGATGTAGAGAACCTGTCGGGTAACGGCACCTTCATGATGACGGCGGATTTCTCGACGATGACCGGCGACTTCCTGAACGTAACCGGGACTTCTTCCGGCGCGCATAAATTGCTGATCGCCAGCAGCGGAGCCGACCCGTTGTCTGATGATCGCTTGCACGTGGTGCATACCGCAGACGGCGGCGCGACCTTCAGCCTGCTGGGCGACCGTGTGGATGTGGGCACCTATTCCTACAGCCTGATCAGCGAAAACAGCAATCAGGATTGGCTGCTGGATCCGAGCACCAAGGTCATCAGCCCGAGCACCGGGTCCGTATTGGCGTTGGCCAACGCCGCGCCGAGCGTGCTGTATGGTGAAATGAGCAACCTGCGTACGCGTATGGGCGAGTTGCGCCTCAGTGATGGCAAGTCATCGGGGTTATGGACCCGTGCCTATGGCAACAAGTATGAAGTGTCCAACAACAACACGGGCGTGGAATACAACCAGACCCAGAGCGGCTTTACCCTGGGTGCCGACGCACCTGTTGCCGGTGGCGATGGCCAGTGGCTGGCGGGTTTTATGGCCGGTCACAGCACCTCGGACCTGGACTTGACGCGTGGTAGCAGCGCAACGATCAAGAGCTACTATGTGGGCGGTTATGCCTCCTGGCTGGATGCCGAGAGCGGTTTCTACTTTGATGGTGTGCTCAAGCTTAACCGCTTGCACAGCGAGTCGAACGTCGCCATGAGTGATGGCAGGAAAGCCAAGGGCAATTTTGATCAGAATGCGGTGGGTGCCTCGGGTGAATTCGGTCGCCATATCACCTTGGACGATGGCTTTTTCGTTGAGCCTTACGGGCAGTTGGCGGCGGTCATCATTCAAAGCCAAAGTTATGAGCTGGACAACGGCCTGCAGGCCAAGGGCGATCGCACCGCCTCAGTGGTGGGCAAGGCCGGTGTGACGGCCGGGCGCAACATTCAACTCGACAGCGGCAGCATCCTGCAACCGTATCTGCGCACCGCGGTTGCCCATGAGTTCAACCAGAGTAACCACGTGTTTGTGAACGACAACAAGTTCAACAATGACCTGTCGGGCACGCGGGTTGAGGTGGGTGCGGGTGTGGCAATGTCGGTGTCCGAGAGCTGGAAACTGCATGCTGATGTTGAGCACAGTAAGGGCCGTAATATTGACCAGCCATGGGGGGTTAACGTGGGGGTGCGTTACGATTTTTAA
- a CDS encoding AbrB family transcriptional regulator gives MSEVTFKHWWGTPLVGLAGGYLASLVGWPLPYMVGSLLAIILVRCLTPWQLAEIPGGRKCGQWVVGIGIGLHFTPVVIEQVMSHFGLIFFGALITSLSSIVGVWLMRRSGEDRATAFFSSMPGGSGEMVNLGARNGAVLSRVAAGQSLRVLVVVLCVPAIFKYLLEGGTPQFHPAPVSWVWLALLFPLGALVAWGWQRLRQPNPWLFGPLLVSATASVVWDLHIGLPDGGSQIGQWLIGSGLGCHFNRQFFRRAPSFMGRTLVGTALTMALATLAAVGLSALTQLDLRSLTLGMMPGGIAEMSLTAETLQLSVPLVTAMQVMRLLFVLFLAEPMFRYWNRQP, from the coding sequence ATGTCTGAGGTCACCTTTAAACATTGGTGGGGAACACCGCTGGTCGGCCTGGCCGGCGGTTACCTGGCCAGCCTCGTCGGCTGGCCATTGCCGTACATGGTCGGCTCGTTGCTGGCGATTATCCTGGTGCGCTGCCTCACGCCGTGGCAATTGGCGGAGATTCCCGGCGGGCGCAAATGCGGCCAATGGGTGGTGGGTATCGGCATCGGCCTGCACTTCACCCCGGTGGTGATCGAGCAGGTAATGAGCCACTTCGGCTTGATCTTTTTCGGTGCGCTGATCACTAGCCTTTCGAGCATTGTCGGCGTGTGGTTGATGCGCCGCAGCGGCGAAGACCGCGCCACCGCGTTTTTCTCCAGCATGCCGGGCGGGTCCGGGGAGATGGTCAATCTCGGCGCACGCAATGGCGCCGTGCTTAGCCGTGTTGCGGCAGGCCAGAGTCTACGTGTGCTGGTGGTGGTGCTGTGTGTGCCCGCGATCTTCAAGTATTTGCTCGAAGGCGGCACACCGCAGTTTCATCCGGCGCCGGTGAGTTGGGTGTGGCTGGCGCTGCTGTTTCCCCTTGGCGCGCTGGTGGCCTGGGGCTGGCAGCGTTTACGGCAGCCGAACCCATGGCTGTTCGGGCCGTTGTTGGTAAGTGCCACCGCCAGCGTGGTGTGGGACCTGCACATCGGCCTGCCCGATGGCGGCAGCCAGATCGGCCAATGGCTGATTGGCAGCGGCTTGGGTTGCCACTTCAACCGTCAGTTCTTTCGCCGCGCACCGTCGTTCATGGGCCGCACCTTGGTGGGCACGGCGCTGACCATGGCCTTGGCGACATTGGCGGCGGTGGGGTTAAGCGCCTTGACCCAGCTGGACCTACGCTCGCTGACCCTAGGCATGATGCCCGGCGGGATTGCCGAGATGAGCCTCACGGCCGAAACCCTGCAACTGTCGGTGCCGTTGGTGACGGCGATGCAGGTGATGCGCTTGTTGTTTGTACTGTTTCTGGCGGAACCGATGTTTCGGTATTGGAACCGCCAACCGTAG